ACGTCCTCGCGCTCCAGCATGTCCCGGTAATCGGCGTAAGAGCGCACGCCCCACTCGGCCTCGCGCCGCGTCCGGGTCGCCTCGCTCGCGTCGGCCACCGCCACCACCCGCGCGCCCGCGAGCGAGTAGCCCTCGAAATGCCGCTGCGAGATCGCGCCCGCCCCGATGATGCCGACGCGCTCGACTTTGAGCGCTGCTGCACTGGACAGGCTCATACGGACTCCGATGGAATCCTGTCCCCGACAGGATGAAATCCGACCAGCGGGGCTCGCAGAGCTGCGAAGCAGAGAAGGAGAGGGGCGCGTTCCGGTCGTGGAGTGTGCAGGGTTGTATACGAAACAAACGGAATGCGTATCACTGCGGCCCCGGCGTAGTCTCGCCCGGCAGGGGCTCAAGCGGCGGGCGATTTCCAAAGGCGCGCGGCGCACTCGCGGTCGGCGCGGCCCAGCGCACGGCGTTGGCGATCACGCGCTGCACGCCGGGATGGTGGTAGGTGGGGTAGGTCTCGTGGCCGGGCCGGAAGTAAAAGACCTTGCCGCTGCCGCGCGTGAACGTGCAGCCGCTGCGAAAGACCTCGCCCCCCGAGAACCAGCTCACGAACACCAGCTCGTCGGGTGCGGGGATGTCGAAATGCTCGCCGTACATCTCCTCGCGCTCCAGTTCGAGGTACTCGCCGACGCCCTGCGCGATGGGGTGCGCGGGGGCGACGACCCACAGCCGCTCCTTGTCGCTCGCCTCGCGCCACTTGAGGTCGCAGCCGGTGCCCATCAGCCGCGTAAAGGGCTTGGAGAAGTGCGCCGAATGCAGCGCGATCAGCCCCATACCGTCCCAGACGCGCTCGACCACCCGCCGCGCCACCTCGTCGCTGACCTCGGCGTGCGCCTTGTGGCCCCACCACAGCAGCACGTCGGTCTGGGCGAGCA
The genomic region above belongs to Deinococcus reticulitermitis and contains:
- a CDS encoding ThuA domain-containing protein — encoded protein: MIPFPPPPSLSSPRVTVWHEYRHEHTNPRVAAHYPHGMHVTLAEGLRAHGLSEVRTATLDEPEHGLGGDVLAQTDVLLWWGHKAHAEVSDEVARRVVERVWDGMGLIALHSAHFSKPFTRLMGTGCDLKWREASDKERLWVVAPAHPIAQGVGEYLELEREEMYGEHFDIPAPDELVFVSWFSGGEVFRSGCTFTRGSGKVFYFRPGHETYPTYHHPGVQRVIANAVRWAAPTASAPRAFGNRPPLEPLPGETTPGPQ